ATAAGAAAACTTGCCTTTGAAGAAATAAAAAATAAATTTTCGGAACAATTTGAATTGTATTACTATTACTATGAATACGTAAACACATTACTTGCATATATTTTTAATGAAATTTTCTTTAGAAACATACCAACTTTTGAAATAGAAAATATAATTAATAATGATAGAATAATAATCGAAAAGGAAAAATTTAAAGAAAAATTGACTTTTGATTTAGGAAATACATTTTTGGGTATGCAAGGAAACTACATCATTACTGAACTAAAAAATAGCACTAAAGTTAAATTAGAAGAATTTAATAAAAAACTAGTGGAGAACGTGTTGGGTCAGTTAAGTGTTCTAGAAAGAAAATTAAAATCATGAAACCTAAATTTATTGTTGCCATTGCAGGAAATATTGGTTCTGGAAAATCAACATTATCAAAATACCTGAGTGAAAAATGGGGGTTTAATGTTTTGCCAGAACCTGAAGCAAAAAACCCTTTTATAAAGAAATTTTATAAAAACCCTGAAAGATGGGCATTTCACTCTCAACTTTTTTTTCTTACGGAAAGAGCAAATCTACAACTGAAAATTGAAAAAAACTATTCTAATATCATTCTTGATAGAACTATATACGAAGATGCAGAAATATTTGCAAATTTGCTCTTAAGTAATGATGAGTATAAAATATACAAAAAAATTTACGAGAACTACATTGAATTAATTACCCCTCCCAATTTTGTCATTTATTTAAAAACTTCAGTAGATACACTAATGAAAAGAATAAAAGAGCGTGGAAGGAGTTATGAAAAAAA
This genomic window from Caldisericaceae bacterium contains:
- a CDS encoding deoxynucleoside kinase, encoding MKPKFIVAIAGNIGSGKSTLSKYLSEKWGFNVLPEPEAKNPFIKKFYKNPERWAFHSQLFFLTERANLQLKIEKNYSNIILDRTIYEDAEIFANLLLSNDEYKIYKKIYENYIELITPPNFVIYLKTSVDTLMKRIKERGRSYEKNIKKSYIKKLNDLYDEWITKFSIAPVITIDTDQYEIYSLFGDIEDVRKKIEVFFWRINERK